A portion of the Calothrix sp. 336/3 genome contains these proteins:
- a CDS encoding sensor histidine kinase KdpD, producing MYQWILPSLSEIIAASQTSGTFCPPQKAQQQWRIAVAATEQLLINTVETAVDDTPRGLVLAAPAPVLSNATLLQNLQSVTFTAKPFNPLALMPFQMSTAEIAIASEDTHESVLPLIDSDPLAREQFCLVFTEKFSLVLVLAASPNGEKEFRFSFEPEVVQQVWRAIAARIILTNPDLFAELEALVQQYTPLAPDYRILMEFSQLLLAELPTDKEAKIIGTEEISSPLPSSTPTPYRADIELLQAFAHEVRTPLTTIRTITRLLLKQQDLAHKVTKRLEIIDRECTEQIDRMELLFRAAELETSNTSKSTAAPLTAMCLEQILQASIPRWQDAARRRNLTLDVVLPQQLPTVVSNPTMLDRVLTGLMENFTRSLPSGSHIQVQVIPAGDQLKLQLLPQSQGEEQEESVKHPCQPPIRKALGQLLVFQPETGTISLNLNATKHLFQAIGGKLIVRQRPQQGEVLTIFLPLEVSEKQCS from the coding sequence GTGTATCAATGGATTTTGCCAAGTCTGAGCGAAATAATCGCAGCCAGTCAAACTTCAGGGACTTTTTGCCCGCCGCAGAAAGCACAGCAACAATGGCGCATTGCTGTAGCCGCGACAGAGCAACTCCTGATAAATACGGTAGAAACAGCAGTAGATGATACTCCCAGGGGGTTAGTACTGGCAGCACCTGCCCCAGTATTAAGTAATGCAACCCTACTGCAAAATTTACAGTCGGTAACATTCACAGCAAAACCCTTCAATCCTTTGGCGTTGATGCCATTTCAAATGTCCACAGCAGAGATAGCGATCGCCAGCGAAGACACCCACGAATCAGTATTACCCCTAATTGACAGCGATCCCCTAGCTAGAGAGCAGTTCTGTTTGGTATTCACAGAGAAATTCTCCCTCGTTCTTGTCCTTGCCGCATCACCCAATGGAGAGAAAGAGTTTCGCTTCTCCTTTGAGCCAGAGGTAGTACAACAAGTTTGGCGGGCGATCGCTGCCAGAATTATCCTCACCAATCCCGATTTATTCGCCGAACTCGAAGCCTTAGTACAACAATATACCCCCCTAGCACCCGACTACCGTATCCTCATGGAATTCAGTCAATTACTGCTAGCGGAATTACCCACAGACAAGGAAGCAAAAATCATTGGTACAGAGGAAATCTCTTCCCCCTTACCATCTTCTACCCCCACTCCTTACCGTGCGGATATTGAGCTTTTACAAGCATTTGCCCACGAAGTACGCACACCCCTGACAACTATTCGCACCATCACCCGTCTATTACTCAAACAGCAAGACTTAGCCCATAAAGTCACCAAGCGTCTCGAAATTATCGACAGGGAATGTACCGAACAAATTGACCGCATGGAGTTATTATTTAGAGCAGCAGAACTGGAAACATCCAATACCAGTAAATCTACTGCCGCTCCCCTCACCGCTATGTGTTTGGAACAAATCCTGCAAGCAAGTATCCCTCGCTGGCAAGACGCAGCCCGTCGCCGCAATTTAACCCTAGATGTGGTGCTACCCCAGCAATTACCCACAGTCGTCAGCAACCCCACCATGTTAGATCGGGTTCTGACTGGTTTAATGGAAAACTTCACCCGCAGTTTACCCTCCGGTAGCCATATCCAAGTGCAAGTCATCCCCGCCGGCGACCAACTCAAGTTACAATTGTTACCTCAATCCCAGGGGGAAGAGCAGGAAGAATCAGTTAAACACCCCTGTCAACCCCCCATTCGCAAAGCTTTAGGACAACTACTAGTATTTCAACCAGAAACGGGAACAATTAGTCTGAACCTGAACGCAACTAAGCATTTATTCCAGGCGATCGGTGGTAAATTAATCGTCCGTCAACGTCCCCAACAGGGAGAAGTTTTAACAATATTCTTGCCCCTAGAAGTTAGCGAGAAGCAGTGCAGTTAA
- a CDS encoding TonB-dependent siderophore receptor translates to MIKNIYAISVLLPCITALPAVAESTKQNVDIEKEKASLSSIQELEIPSTDAKLLTQTPEEIPQDDADINLETIGEKDALPESTPTYIIEKEEIEKQGATSVADVLKRMPGFAINDVGHGADIHTGTYYRGASINQSVFLINGRQINTNVNTYHGATDLNSIPVESIERIELYSGAATALYGSSAFGGVVNIITKQGATTPRLNGTAEFGSLNFNNQQTSFSGGSDKIKYNLSFERSFIDNRYKVPVGAANRDDSGNLFNADTATSTYFGSLAVDLNSKNTLSFDIKKLSSRRGLIYFGFPLQRDRLDHDGLNVGLSWKAKFSPNSNLTTTLGYNQDYFSTYGPTFFQGDNFYRTGILDTQNFTARLDHDWKISRNSSLRWGLDFKNTSLNGETNSTRPDRIALNEVEDRNTTNTALFAVNTWNFGETLQVDLGLRQSFDSQFGNYLNPSLGFRYTATPDLAFRGSFAGGQRNPGLDQLYLYDTVHGWLSNSDLEPETGSSWTAGLDVNLAKNLTGQFTYFGSSIDNRLGIIQGQWQNIGLVDTNGFEAALRWQFARNWSTFLNYTYTDAKIKTGSEAGLQLGLIPYSNIQGGIGYESQGWQANLYATYSSGARRALFNNPTEKNTDFSPAYFNLDLTARVPLSRNLGLTFYLENLLGEQYERVNRIYSPGFTFRVGVSSNI, encoded by the coding sequence ATGATAAAAAATATATACGCAATTTCTGTGTTGCTGCCCTGCATCACAGCACTTCCTGCTGTCGCAGAATCAACTAAGCAAAATGTAGATATAGAGAAAGAAAAAGCATCCCTTTCTAGTATCCAGGAATTAGAAATACCCTCAACCGATGCCAAACTATTAACTCAAACACCAGAGGAAATACCACAAGACGATGCCGATATTAACCTCGAAACCATCGGTGAAAAAGACGCTTTACCTGAATCCACACCCACCTATATCATCGAAAAAGAAGAAATTGAAAAACAGGGAGCAACTAGTGTTGCTGATGTTTTAAAAAGAATGCCAGGGTTTGCAATTAACGATGTGGGACATGGAGCAGATATTCACACTGGTACCTATTATCGTGGTGCTTCAATTAATCAATCTGTGTTTTTAATTAATGGTAGACAAATTAATACAAATGTCAATACCTACCATGGAGCCACTGATTTAAATAGTATTCCCGTGGAATCCATCGAACGTATAGAACTATACAGTGGTGCTGCCACTGCTTTATATGGTTCCTCTGCTTTTGGGGGAGTTGTGAATATTATTACTAAACAAGGTGCTACTACTCCCAGATTAAATGGAACTGCGGAATTTGGCTCGTTGAATTTTAATAATCAACAGACAAGCTTTAGTGGTGGTAGTGATAAAATCAAATATAATTTGAGTTTTGAACGCTCATTTATTGATAATCGCTATAAAGTCCCTGTGGGTGCTGCAAACCGTGATGATAGCGGTAACTTATTTAATGCTGACACTGCCACTAGTACTTATTTTGGCAGTTTAGCTGTGGATTTAAATTCCAAAAATACCCTCAGCTTTGATATTAAGAAACTCAGCAGTCGTCGCGGCTTAATTTATTTTGGTTTTCCTTTACAAAGGGATAGATTAGACCATGATGGCTTAAATGTGGGTTTGTCTTGGAAAGCAAAATTTTCTCCCAATTCTAATTTAACAACAACCCTAGGTTATAATCAAGATTACTTTAGTACCTATGGTCCGACATTTTTCCAAGGTGATAACTTTTATCGCACAGGTATCTTAGATACACAAAATTTCACTGCTCGCTTAGACCATGATTGGAAAATTAGCCGCAATAGTAGCTTGCGTTGGGGCTTAGATTTCAAAAATACTAGCCTGAATGGAGAGACAAATAGTACCCGTCCTGATAGAATTGCTCTCAATGAAGTTGAAGATAGAAATACTACGAATACAGCACTATTTGCTGTGAATACTTGGAATTTTGGTGAGACATTACAAGTTGATTTAGGATTAAGACAAAGTTTCGATTCGCAATTTGGTAATTATCTCAATCCGAGTCTGGGATTTCGTTATACAGCAACTCCTGATTTAGCATTTCGTGGAAGTTTTGCCGGAGGACAAAGAAACCCTGGCTTAGACCAATTATATTTGTATGATACAGTTCACGGGTGGTTGTCAAATAGTGACTTAGAACCGGAAACTGGTTCTTCTTGGACTGCGGGTTTAGATGTGAATTTAGCAAAGAATCTTACAGGGCAATTTACCTACTTTGGTAGTAGTATTGATAATCGCTTAGGAATTATTCAAGGTCAGTGGCAAAATATTGGTTTAGTTGATACAAACGGTTTTGAAGCTGCCCTGCGTTGGCAATTTGCCCGCAATTGGTCAACTTTTCTCAACTATACTTATACTGATGCCAAAATCAAAACAGGTTCAGAGGCGGGGTTACAATTAGGGTTAATTCCCTACTCCAATATTCAAGGGGGAATTGGTTACGAATCCCAGGGTTGGCAAGCCAATTTATATGCTACCTATTCTAGTGGAGCGAGAAGAGCGCTTTTCAATAATCCTACAGAGAAGAATACAGATTTTTCCCCCGCTTACTTTAATTTAGATTTGACTGCTCGTGTGCCTTTAAGTCGGAATTTGGGGTTGACTTTCTATTTAGAAAACTTGTTAGGTGAACAATACGAAAGAGTTAACCGGATTTATAGTCCGGGTTTTACTTTTCGTGTGGGTGTGAGTTCCAATATTTAA
- a CDS encoding ATP-binding protein: protein MNVLLTQDISIYRLALDKEKTSQSLSLKAISLLALLRAQIDLLIEQQIVATLWVKLPPGKIWQAELARYHRAVADGVIYYCQAPEGETSVFKIRREYFLLTLSPQFSSVTVAVRPPKKLKNQKTARVNPNANLSFVTVSSIEEKVIQQVITGLKGAIAPESASILDNFEPSQISSPALFNSLFSKQLQHQDKLQRLVMKRRITKVETQKQTLQTNLQIKDDNLSHVCQELRAPLTHMKTALSLLNSPTLKIPQRQRYMDMLKDECDRQNSLINGVLELVQIERNLEDTTLESLHLADIVPGVVSTYQPLAQEKGIMLAYTIPTDLPPVWCVSGGLRQIVIHLLANSIKFTPNGGQVWVRARLQGDNVQLEFRDTGIGIADTDISKIFDRFYRVRPLPNGEASGVGLGLTIVQQLLQHSGGSIVVKSKLNEGSTFTVQLMSTSSPEKN from the coding sequence ATGAATGTTTTGTTAACTCAGGATATATCTATATACAGATTAGCTTTGGACAAAGAGAAGACTTCTCAGTCTTTATCTCTCAAAGCGATAAGTTTATTAGCATTACTCAGAGCCCAGATTGATTTACTGATAGAACAGCAGATAGTGGCAACATTGTGGGTAAAGTTACCACCAGGAAAAATTTGGCAAGCAGAGTTAGCTCGTTATCACAGAGCTGTTGCAGATGGTGTGATTTATTATTGCCAAGCACCAGAGGGGGAAACATCTGTCTTTAAAATTCGCCGGGAATATTTTTTACTGACATTATCACCACAGTTTTCTAGCGTGACAGTGGCAGTACGTCCCCCGAAAAAACTCAAGAATCAAAAAACAGCTAGGGTAAATCCCAATGCTAATCTATCTTTTGTGACGGTTTCCTCCATCGAAGAGAAAGTGATTCAACAAGTCATTACTGGTTTGAAAGGGGCGATCGCTCCTGAATCTGCTAGTATTTTAGATAACTTTGAACCTAGTCAAATATCCTCACCAGCTTTATTCAATTCCCTATTCTCTAAGCAACTGCAACATCAAGATAAACTGCAAAGACTGGTGATGAAACGACGCATCACTAAGGTGGAAACCCAAAAACAAACCCTACAAACCAACTTACAAATCAAAGATGACAACCTCAGTCATGTGTGTCAAGAGCTACGCGCACCCTTAACCCATATGAAAACTGCACTTTCGTTGTTGAATTCCCCCACCCTGAAAATACCCCAGCGACAACGATATATGGATATGCTCAAGGATGAGTGCGATCGGCAAAATTCCTTGATCAACGGTGTTTTAGAATTAGTCCAAATAGAGCGCAATTTAGAAGATACTACCTTAGAATCACTTCACCTTGCAGATATTGTTCCTGGTGTTGTCAGCACCTACCAACCCCTCGCCCAGGAAAAAGGTATCATGCTAGCATACACAATTCCCACAGACTTACCGCCAGTATGGTGTGTGAGTGGAGGATTACGGCAAATAGTCATTCACCTACTTGCTAACAGTATTAAATTTACCCCCAACGGTGGACAAGTCTGGGTGCGGGCACGTTTGCAGGGCGACAATGTACAATTAGAATTCCGTGATACAGGAATTGGGATTGCAGACACAGATATATCCAAAATCTTCGATCGTTTTTACCGAGTACGTCCCCTACCTAACGGAGAAGCTTCAGGTGTCGGGTTAGGATTAACCATCGTGCAACAATTATTGCAACATTCTGGCGGTTCTATTGTTGTTAAAAGTAAACTCAATGAAGGTTCGACTTTTACAGTGCAATTAATGAGTACATCTTCTCCTGAAAAAAATTGA